The Solanum lycopersicum chromosome 2, SLM_r2.1 DNA window TATAACTTCTGGAACTTACAAGTAGACCTCAATAGTTTTTAATAACAAGTTTGGTTATCTACATATCCACCCCAaatctaatttctttttttattccaGTCCATTCTTCTCTTTGGAGTTATCAATGAAAATGTTTCTTAGTTCTGAATACTttataatgaagtcaattgactaattatataactatatactttttttttttttaactccgGATAACCTGCGGTTGCTATAGCCTCTACTCTTCGGGTGAACACTCTGTGGTAAGTGTTTTGTTTGCACTGAGTAAACTCCTCACTGTGTAGTAGCCTGCAAATCACGaagctaattttttttattgcacCTTTTGTTCAATTTTCATGCTCCATTATTTACCTTTAtacttattctattttttttactgtattactaattaatttttacaATATACAAATAGTTTACAATTTTCATCTTAGTTCTTCGGTTACAATTATGAATGAAATTTGCGATGGAGCACAAATAtgcaaattataatcataacatacaaatataatttttatattagatATGTGTGAAAGTTGCTCTTAAAAAAATAGACTTTTTATTGGAAAGTTGAAAATAGGTAGCAAATGGTTAAATTAGGtcaaattaatcattaataaatatctttaaaaaacaGAATTGAGATTATAATGGATAAAGTAGTACTTATTTGAAAGAGATAATTTGCGATGGTCGctctatttaattgatttttcaatattttaaaaacgaTATAATTGTAAAAAGCAAGGCAACCACGTTCTCCATTTTCCCTCCCACACGGCCCACGTTAATTGTTATGTGCACGTATTCTTCTATTAATAACTGTTCCCCTATACGTAAAACTGTTACTTGTAGATTTCTGTTTCTCATTATCTTCCCAAACTTTACTTTAATTCATCTATATCATGGCTTTGACGTGTTTTGGTAACGTGTTGTTCATCTcaattatagttattattacgTCTTCTCTTGAATTAGTGAATGCCTCATCCATGGAATTCCAAGTTGGTGATACTACTGGTTGGACAGTTCCTCCCCAAAATGACACAATTTTTTACAACAACTGGGCTTCCGCTATGAGGTTCAAAATTGGCGACACTATCCGTAAGCAtaagcatatatatatgtattactaGCTAGTTTTTGTTAGGAAGTCATGTTTAATTTGGTGATGGATTTAGGTTTCAAGTACAAGAAGGATTCAGTGATGGAGGTGACGGATAAAGATTACAAGAAATGCAACTCAACACAGCCTCATTTCTTTTCCAACAGTGGGAACACCATGTTCACGTTGGAGCATTCTGgctattattatttcataagtGGAGCAGCAGGACACTGTGAGCGAGGACAACGAATGATACTAAGGGTTATGGTCCAGGATCTCATACCTACTGCTTCTCATGCTCCATTCTCATTCCCAATCTTTCAACAACTTCaacttctcttctttcttttcctttcacttgttttattttaacttcttaCTGCGACGTTGTTTTTCTTCTGCATTGGCatactttgtttatttttaatcttctatgcgtttcaatttatttatcacATTTTCCCCCCTTTAGCACGTTTCTGTGACAACGCATCCCATACAGGCTTACTGGATGTATGCAAAAGGtctttcctttaaaaaaaattgtgttcaaTCAAACACCATTGAGAGTTATTGTTTTAACGATAATTGCATCACCTCAGAAAGATAAAATTGCTAAGTTATCACTGTTGTTGAATGTGGCAAATAACTTCTACTTATACACAATGCACTATTGTTGAATGTAACAAATATCTTCAACTTATAAACACGTAGAACTATAAGTAACCAGGAACTCAAgatcaataaatcaataatgAAATGGAGTACAAGACAGGGGAATGGACAATTGATGGGGTCTCATGAGGTTAAAGGAGCGTACATTTTTCGTCTATAGCTGAAATTCTAAACTATGGAGTGCAGTATTGGAGCCAGGACGAATCACCTTCATATTCTGATGACTCACTTATTATTTTGGTGACACGAACTACATCTTTAACGGAATTGGCAGGTGCTGCTGATCCACTATGATCTTTAGTGCCTCCTCGTCTTCGTCTCTGGTAAGTGATTTCATAGTGACACGAAAACTGTGCAGTATTCAGCTGATCATGATCATTGCCAACCTGCACGGTTACCTTGTCAAGAAAAATTGTATCAGAAATTAATAAGCCATGTTTTGCAGCATACACTTCCCATCCCCCTCCAAGATGGTATTGATCACCGATTTCAGTATGCAATAATTTCATCTCCACCAAATTGTTCCCCACAGGATCAAATAAAGGCAGGGCAATATCTCCGCCTGCTGCAGGAAGAGGAAGATCGCGACCCAAATTCTCTTCCACGTCTTTCTTTGGTAGCTCTATGAACATTACACCATTAGTACGGCCACCATATCTGTACACAATTTGCGAACATAATTTCATCTCAACAACTGGTTCTATCTCTATTAATCCTGTAGCACCACGACTAAACGAATATCGTTCACtcaacttttttatatatagggCTTTTACATCAGCTCTAGACAAACGTCTGAGCAGTACAGGGTTATTCATGTCAATAGCTTTTTGGTCACAAGTGTGTCCGATACGAAGGCCCAATTGCTGAGAAATCTCAAGAAGTACCAAATCCTTGTGAGCTTTCAATTGATTTTCCATTACGAAATCCTTCCATTGTCCAGTGAAGTAATAACATTCATTTTCTCCTACCAAATTGACTTTCCGTGTTTTTTCTCCAGCATTAACACGGCGTTTTAATTTCAAGCTCTGTATATAATGCGCCAATCTCCTGGGTATCTCTAAGTGATCGCCAGTAATGTCATCTTCGCTTAATTGCTTTTCAAAGAACTGTTTTCCGTTTTCATCTCTGTAAACCCATGCGGTTCCCGTGTCAACAGGGCTACCTCTGTCATTAATATAAGATGCAGAAATATTATCAGTCAGAACTCTACCTACAAAACATACATTTGATATAATAGAATTGGTCTATTAGACCACTTGAAAAACCTGATCAAACACTTTATCAAGTGTTCACGTGCTCAATTGGAATATTTTATAGTAGTGTCTAAATGAAGTTTACTGACAAATTTAAGATATAGTCGATTGACGTTTCAATTAATTCTAGTTCAAAGAGTGGGGAATTATGATATAGACATACGTGGAGTGTTTGGTTTGCAGAGAATCGTTCTCTGAATTGTCCAGGTTATCACAACTGTC harbors:
- the LOC104645667 gene encoding uncharacterized protein; the protein is MSGLRDQLLEKNEISDSYYHVDQHSDSMKVEEQNNDSCDNLDNSENDSLQTKHSTGSPVDTGTAWVYRDENGKQFFEKQLSEDDITGDHLEIPRRLAHYIQSLKLKRRVNAGEKTRKVNLVGENECYYFTGQWKDFVMENQLKAHKDLVLLEISQQLGLRIGHTCDQKAIDMNNPVLLRRLSRADVKALYIKKLSERYSFSRGATGLIEIEPVVEMKLCSQIVYRYGGRTNGVMFIELPKKDVEENLGRDLPLPAAGGDIALPLFDPVGNNLVEMKLLHTEIGDQYHLGGGWEVYAAKHGLLISDTIFLDKVTVQVGNDHDQLNTAQFSCHYEITYQRRRRGGTKDHSGSAAPANSVKDVVRVTKIISESSEYEGDSSWLQYCTP
- the LOC101255045 gene encoding early nodulin-like protein 21 gives rise to the protein MALTCFGNVLFISIIVIITSSLELVNASSMEFQVGDTTGWTVPPQNDTIFYNNWASAMRFKIGDTIRFKYKKDSVMEVTDKDYKKCNSTQPHFFSNSGNTMFTLEHSGYYYFISGAAGHCERGQRMILRVMVQDLIPTASHAPFSFPIFQQLQLLFFLFLSLVLF